The following coding sequences are from one Candidatus Methylomirabilota bacterium window:
- a CDS encoding copper resistance CopC family protein, protein MRRATILLALAVLAAAPGLGWAHAFPDHSEPRVGHTLDAPPPTVRIWFDGAIEPVFSEIRVEDSGQRRVDKGDSRVNTADPTLLEVSLPALASGRYTVIWSVVARDGHRTEGRFPFRIK, encoded by the coding sequence ATGCGACGCGCGACAATACTCCTGGCGCTGGCTGTGCTCGCCGCCGCGCCGGGGCTCGGGTGGGCGCATGCCTTCCCCGACCACTCGGAGCCGCGGGTGGGGCACACGCTCGACGCGCCGCCGCCCACTGTGCGGATCTGGTTCGACGGCGCCATCGAGCCCGTCTTCAGCGAGATCCGCGTGGAGGACAGCGGGCAGCGGCGCGTCGACAAGGGAGACAGCCGCGTGAACACCGCCGATCCCACGCTGCTCGAGGTGAGCTTGCCCGCGCTCGCCTCAGGACGCTACACGGTGATCTGGAGCGTCGTGGCGCGCGACGGGCACCGCACCGAGGGCCGCTTCCCTTTCAGGATCAAGTGA